Sequence from the Melanotaenia boesemani isolate fMelBoe1 chromosome 21, fMelBoe1.pri, whole genome shotgun sequence genome:
ACAGTTCATCTGAGATCTATTCAGGTTTGGATGATGATTAAATTTCGGGGAAAGAGGgttatttaaaatcatttagCTTCATCTTCTCGAGATGGTGCATTGCTCTAGATAATTAACTAGTTGTAAAAAACTCTTAATCAGTTCATTTAATCTCTTTTGAGATTAAAGCTCATGCTTCATTGGTGTTAAAAGCTTCCTGGGAGCTTCCTGTAATTTTGTCTCTCCTATCAGCTGTCTTTGATAGAACTCATCATATCCGCCACCATTTCTGTTAAATGGAATAAATGCAGtttcattaattaaattcagtttttgtAGCCTCGTATTTGTGAGCATGCTCAGATTGTTCAGTCTTGGGCAGCTGCTTACAAATGTTTATAAAGTATTAAAACTGGTATTGTGTGGCCTTTCTGAGTTAACAGTAAAAAGTTATATGATGGACAACGAACTTTTACTTGGCAcctccttcctttttttcccactcAAACTttaaccaacaaaataacattttaatcatattaaaatgGCTAGAAAAACAACGCATTTCATCTTTGTCAATTTCCACTCATATTTGCTTAAAACAGAGTTTAGTTTTCATATGCCACTCTGTTCTAACagtaagcagaaaaaaagctttagGTGGGTCACTGGTGAAGCCAAAGTTTTAGTGATTAATAAGCAATGCTCATCTTAACTGAATGTGTGTTGTGCTccagagaataaataaatagttacaGTTCATGTAGTTCAAACAGAGACTTGCGGAATGAATGGAACAACAGATCCGAAGCTACAGAAGACCAAAACACATCAGTATCAGTCCAACACCCACCTCCAAAGTCTGACCCCTGTCTGAGTTGGACTCCACATCGAGTCAATCATCATCTACCACCATCACGTTCCCATTCAGCTCATACTCCATGGCGGCCCAGTCGAAAATATTTCCCTTAGGGACTTTGTGTCCATAGTGCCAGGCCTGGACCATGCTCCTAGAAAGCACAGAGTCCCACATATTCAGATCAGTCACCTCCCCCACGAAGCTCTGCCCGGCCTCCAGCCCTCCCAGGTGTTTGTCTGGGTCCTGCCCCAGCAGGACGGTGCCTTTGGGGCGGATGCTGTGACCGGGTTTATACACCTGGTATGTGCTGCGTTTCCCATCCACCCAAAAAGCAGCGAGGCCGGTGCGAGACTCCCAGGTGAGGCAGAGGCTGGTCCGGAAGGTGGTGAGCGGAGGCAAGTGGAAGAAGACTCCATCACCGCTCAGGTAGAAGGAGATGCGTCCGTCCTTTTCACGCCACATGTTTAGCTCGTCGTAGTCAGCGGTGCGGTAGGCGAACAGGATGATCTGCCGCTCCTCCGGAAGCTCGGTGGCCACACGCATGCAGAGGGTGAAGGCCCGGAGTGCCATCTCCTTCTGCGGGATCAGGGCCACGAAGCTGAAGTCCGTCTCGTAGGGGAAGACCAGGACTTTGTCACTCAGACCCACTGGAGGTCACAAGATCACAAGATATCTCTGTCAGCGTGAACACTTAAAACAACTAAAGATTTTTTATTCAGGCAAATTTACTTGCGTTTAAGTTTCAATTGAcctattaattaattaatttgtttatgtatttatgtatgtattcatATATTTGTTTCCAGGCTACTATATAATTATGCTTTGTATCACTATGGGAAAAATTCAttgataaatagataaatacataaatgattatataaataaaagagctGCATAACAGACAAATTATGTCTTTACTCCAAAGAGGCAGCGGTAAAAGGGATTTAAATTATTATACACAAAATGAGGTGTCTGAAAATAACCTACTAAAGCAAATCCGTTATTAATGACTTGAAGAAAGTACAATGCAAACAAGGTAAAGATACAAATATGTAGCAAATGTATTTTCTATACTAGTCAGTCATTGATATATCTTGCAATATATGGATTTAGTTTCCAAATGTGTTTATGATCAACTTCTACTaaagcagcaaccacagcctcccaaaTGCAGCTCAACCAGGTATGCAGTCTTTCATCTCCGTAAATCCCATGTAAGAGGAGCCTAATTGGTCAATAGGAATGAAGTCAAGTGAAGTAAGTCAGAAGTCAGTCCTCTTTGAGGCCTTTGCTGACTAATGTACCAGTGAAATATCTGAATGCATGTGTAGAAACAATGTCCTGTGTGCAGATCACAGCCTAGCTGGACACTTTCGACCTCCTCCTCTAATGCAGGCAGTATTAGGAgttcattttcatcttcttgttaatttttttcaacCATTTCCACTCATAGTGTTTTTTGAGACCCTGTtgactaattaaaataaattatttggttGCCTGATGGTTACACTTTGATAGTTGAGATATTTCAGTAACGTGTGTAAGTTTTCATTGTTAGATAAATTCAGTTTTGGCCCATTTTACCTGAATTGAGTAATCAAGTGGATAATGATGCAATTATTCTTATACTATTATAAAATGGCTTTATTACTTCAGAGTGCATGCGCCCCCATTATATATGCTAAAAATTACACGTCATGTCTCATACAAGTCACAGAGTGCAGATTATAAGAACAACAAGCAGCTTTTGTCTGTTCAGAAACAATGCCAATCCACGTTTCTAGTTAAAAAAGGTTCATAAAAATCAGCTTGAATATGCAAAGAGAAGATGAATGTAATGCCCTCAATGCATAAAGCctgataatatttttattttcaagcaaaagtgtaatcccaagggtacaAGTCAACCAAACATAGTTTGGGGATGATTACTAGGAGATTGTTGAGTGACCAAATATAAATCCTGTTAGAAGTCTTTAGTGGGGTTTAAAGGTAGCTTCGCCTGCATAAACTAAAGAAGCTGCTctgcacaaacaaaacagaacgtTTAAACAAGAGATGATAGTGCATTAAAATTCAAATATATTTATGGAGCACTTGATGTTTAAATGATACAATAAATACTGTCTTTGAGAATTTatgcttttttacttttttgaagAAAACTTGATCCAAACCTATTAAAATGGCAAAGATTTTACCTTTAAAGCTGAATGCTCAACTcttattactttttattcaaGAGacagctatttaaaaaaaaaagataaacatgacAGCAAAGTCagcaataataattaaataaatatttttatttactttccatTTATCTAGTTTAGAGGCGGAGAGATGAAAGCTTTTACTGCttggaaaaatgtatttctctggaggaaatgatcatttctggaattaattttttactttaatgtgCTTTTTTGCCTTTTATGTTCTTATTGTGGCTCTCACCTAAAGATTAATTCATGCAAAACTATCAGTTTTTAACAATAAAGTCATTCTTAAATCCATACCTTGTGTGGCTGAGAAGGAGGTTGAACTCATTACAGTTACACCAAGCAGAAGCACAGCAATCCTCGTTGTGTCGATGTGCTACAAACATGCACAGAACATCCATATTAGGCGTTCAACTACTAGATCAATAACTAAATGCTAATCAAATTATATTAATTCTTggtcagaaaataataaataaaccttACCATCttgatgttgttttgttgttccaCTGTGTTGCTAAGTCAGCCCCTCTCACCAATAACCCGTGCCCAGTCCTCTTCCCTCCTAGTACCGGCTGTGATGTCAGCTCTTTAATGGACACTCTGACAATAGgtctggtgtgtgaaggctggGTCACAGCCTGTCCGTGTGACTGTGGCACACACGCATTTTCATCTATGTGATCAAACCAGCCTGCAGTGTTTCCAACAAggggaatttaaataaattataaataacaaaaagttaaatattatgTGTTTGTCAGCAAGTTAGGATCAAACAAGAACATGGCCTTTTAATATAACTGTATATTTTAGGgaagagaggataaaaaaaataaaatacaagcaaAGTGTAACATCTAGAATATGCATCTGTAATAAGCAGAGGTTCTGATCAGGAGAAGGGTGAGACATGTAAATGGAACCTTACGAAAAGAGGTCTGgattttaggaaataattaagtgattattaaaactgaagtgtttcttcagcatttCTGGTCGTTTAACTTCGTGCAGTTTAGTGATTTTAAGACTTTTAGatcctctttttaaaatgtgagcaGTTTTGACAAATATTCTCATTAACATAagcagttggtgagatgatgctatATAAGTTGCTGCATAATGATCAAGAACATAGTGACATTGATTTAGTCGAACATATACTGTAGAAGTACATTATATGCTGCATTCACCTTTATTTGGACATCTGAGGCTTAAAGGTCCGTTTACACTgaatatttgttagaatttgattTTCTATATTTGGAGTGGCACCTGGGGGCTAGTCAGATTTTAGGGGTGCCTTGTTAGatataaataaaggaaacagCAGACTTATTTATACTGTAATTGTTAGCATAAATGTGCCAAACTTGCTGCAAAGTGTACAAGGAAATTTCTTTTAGAAAGGTCACAAGTGGTAAGATGGTGTGCATTTATAGATGCTTCAAGAATTACTGATGTAAgaaatgtgcttttcttttaaaattaaatatcaatagattgtttttatttcattcatttaggtatttatttttacatttataagtttttctttgtattatGGTAGTAAGGTCAGTAGGGAGTGGGTTATCCTGCTTCAGATCAGGTTAGAAacaacaagtctttttttttttaccaaagagcacaaaattacacaaataaatgaaatttaaaaagagataaataaaaaacaaaaatatgtcatTTCTACATTTCATTACAGGCTTTGTGATTTATTCATTCTGGCATTTGTGCTCCTCCATAATTGTTAAATCTACAACATAACTAGCCCCAACAGCACATCTTAACTAGTTCAGTCACTTTAGaacaaatgaacatttattgCAGAGTGTACCTTTTCTTTTAGTTCTATCAATAGATTTCTAATAAGCAGCAAAGTTCCATTCATACTTGGTATCTCTTTAATGATCATCTCGCATCAAACACCACAACAAACTCCAAGTTCTAGGTTTAATGGGAACAAATGAAGATTGAATCGGGCATTTATGTTATCAACATATCTACATTTAATACAGTTTCTCAAGCTCTAGGATTtctcaagaaaaaaagaaccctATCTTgtcaagaaataaaatctgtatAACACCAGCAAATTATATACACCGCCTGCACCCCAACACAAACGGCCACCAACAGGCCTAATTCATTACAGACACATTCAGCTGGAAAACCTGTAAACTACAAGCACTGAACtagaaatgtgttttacagagAGTGCCGGACAGCCAGCACGCAAACACTTGGACCGAGGTATGGATGAGATAAGAAGGCCTTAACTCTTCCAGCATTTCTATGACGGAGGTCAGGGCAGTGACGCCACTGGACCTCAAATCCTTGTGAGAGGTCATTTATATTGATGACACTCTCAGGAGAAAAAGCATCAGCGAAAGGTGAGAAAAATGCAAACCATCGTTCAAAGTAAATTCAATTCATGCTCGATTGTGAGCGTCCACTGTCAATCCAGGCACACAGCACGAGCCACACACAATGTCTCAGTACATTTTTGCTTCTATAAACAGCAGAGACAGCACAGACCATTTGTTAAAGCAGGTTTTAGCAACCACCAAAACAGCTCATGTCTCTCATTTATcaagtttaaacatttaaacgaTTGGAATTTTTATCCAGcaatgagaaaatgtttttgtatacagccattctttttttttccagttcaaGGCTTTTCAGGAAAACCTTGCATTgtccagattaaaaaaaaaataataataaagaagaaaacatcttGGATTACTGAAGGTTCACTAAACCTAAAGAAATACACAATGCATACATTCAACTTATCTCAATTGTCTGTACTGGGTTTTGATTGatatggaaagaaagaaaaactcttcTATCTACTCATAATCTTACAGTAAAGTGACATGGGATGGTATGTACGAAGCCCCACCACCATTATGTAGAAAAGTGACCCTTTTCTATTATTCATCATGAAAAACTTGCATACAAACAAATTACCATTGTTTAGAACAGGTTTTGGCATTTTCGTGACCACTTCCAACAACAGTACATCAATAGTTGCTCCATTTCTTAATGAAAAACTACCTAGAAAATACTGGAGTAAATGCCAAATAAAAAGTTGATGTCTTCATGAATTGTGCCACcaaaattttttctttcttttttttctaattattggTGGTATATGTGAAACACTGGAGTGCAGTGCTTTCCAAGAAATGTGGCACTCAGAGAAAGTGAAAGACGGTGAAAGAGATGAAGCAGGAAGGGTGCCTGCGAGACCTGAGAACATGGTCTCTAATTGGAGTACAGGAAGGAGTCAAGGCTTAAAAGATGAGAAACAGCATGAAAGAGGGAAGGACCATAAAGAGAAGAGTAAACTGGTCTTAAAGGGAGCAGCAGGCCATGAACACTGAGCCTTAGAGATTTGGAGCTGGAAGTTTTACAGCGAAGATAGAATGAGGGGGGAAGCGGCAGACCAAGACACATGGCTCCCGGTTTGTATTCCACAGACTGGCTTTTCGTGCTTGTGTAAGGTACATATCCAGGCAAGGGGTGATCTGTTCTCTATAGTCTTATGTTGTCCAGGCTTTGCGGTAATTACTGGGGTATGGAGGAGAAAAGGGAGGCGTCTCTTCAGTAGTCCTCCACCCAGCCGTTCTCCTGGATAAAGGCATCGATAACTTCCTTCATAGCCAGGTTTGGGATCAGCTGATCCTGGGTCAGGGGACTCCGGGTGACTGGATCAAAATGACCGACTCGCTGCACAGATGTAAAACAAGAAGAGTTCAATGTATttaggtacagttaacagaatACAATATGTTTTAGATTTACTTTATTTGTCATGCCAAAGCCATAAATAATTTCACCTGTAGGTGCTCTTCGATGTCTTTGCGGTCATAGGTGATTCCACTGGGTGTGATGCAGGGCTCCCTCATCAGCTCAAAACTGATCTTCCCACAAAGATAATCTGGGATTTCACGCTTctggtaaaagaaaataaaaaacaaaactgaggcaCTGCAACATCACATAAAGGTAAATGACCACAACTGCAACcagaacagagagaaaaatattgCAGGGTTCACATATTTTAATTACAAACTGCATTCATCCCAACTCTGTATCAAATATTACACAAAAGCATCACCAAGAataagttgttttttaagtatttttttcaaaactttatttgtgtTACGTTTTTCAAAGTCACTCAAATCTGAACTGAACACCtacagataaaaacagaggGTGCACACTTTGCTGACAGACATATCAGCCGATAATTATGATTATTACCTGAGGAAAGTCAACATCCATCCATAGAAAAATTCTCAGTGAACAGACGGCAACAGTTACCATAGAAACTGCTTAGCTGCTTGTCTTAAGTGTACATTTTTATCTGCATCATTGGTATCATATAggttgtaaaaaaaatgcagaactgCAGTAAAGATAAAATTAAGGCATTTATTCTACTAGGTGTGTGTTAATTACCTTTCCCTTAGACAAGAATATGGCTTGTGTGTACAATTAGCAAACATAATGTGGGTAAACATGTCTGTGTAACTCCGCTTTTTGACTGATGCAAACATGGATAATCTCATTCAGCATGAAACAACACGTTAAGTAGCACAAATGTTTTTCATactcacttttcttttctcatccaCTTGGGAGAAGAGCTCATCCATGTCCATTAAATACTTGTCCTTAGCCAGGTATTTCcatgattaagaaaaaaaaatgatacaagtatttatttgtgtttactgcattttaaacataaaatgtctGCACTGGTTAAGTATAATAgctgaagtaaataaaaaaaacatacatgctTTGATGAAATCTTGGCAACATCACCTCCATTTTGATTgtcatcctgtttttctttgtattcttCTAGCTCTCTGCAAAAATATAAAAGGTATTACAAAGTACTGCCTCACCCAAAGACCAACATGCCAGAGTCATTTGAGTCAAATGCAATATTAAACCACCAGTCGCTACCAGGAAACTTCCCAGCCTCACCTTTCCTTCTCAGCCAGTATGAGTTTAGTTAGGTAGGCGTGTAACTCATTCTCCTGGTTGATACGCTTCTCCTCGATGCTGTTCCAACGTTTTTTCTTGGCAATGCGCAAAGCACTTGGGATGTCATCTCCAAAATTCAGCCTCTGCTCTTTTGCCAGGTTAtaagctgtaaaataaaaacacaatacttTTATCATAATATTTCCCATACCAATTTTCCatcaaatagattttttttatgatacaattgtatgtgttttattaacacattatttatttaacctcaTAACAACTCAGTCAGCATCAATACTGGTATAACAACACACACTAAACACCACTATCATAAACACCAACAACAGTCGTTTAACTTGTTTCCTCGTTATTTTATAGTGCCGCTATAAAGCAAAAATGTTCTCCAGTTAGCACATCATACTTAAACGTCTTGCCGACTGGACCACGGATGACTTTTAGTGGGGTTGGAAGAACATGACAGCTCCAAACTGGAACCTTTTGGTCACAtgcatttatcatttttgtgcCCCTTATGCctttaaatgagaaaagaacAAGGACTGCTGGGTTTGCGCTTGTGTATCAACGAGTGAGAGAGCTGGAGATCGAATGGAGGTTCTCGTCATTACGTCGAAGCAGATTGGGGACAAATCTGCATGAGCTATCATCTGACTGTCTCTAGTTAGCTAACCAACCTGTTCTCTCTTTTTCATCTATTGGTTCACTTGAAAGAAAAATCATTCAGAACCTCTTGTGATACTATTTTCAGATGAGGATAACACAAAGAGTCAGATGATGAtctcaaaactaaaaaaaaaaaaaggaaatacctATTATTTCTGGTAAGAGTAACTCTCTGTTCACCATTTGCTAAAACTAGTTTGCAGACATGTTAGCAAATGTTATCTTCAGGAGATTAAATTAACTTTTGATCAGCATAAAGAACTGTAATGACAATTTAATATAACTTCCCACATTATGATTCAAGAGCTGCTGATGACAAAAttcaaaagttaaataaaatgatttaataaaaaaattcaagtgaaccacatttaaagaaacaacacaagCGTGCATAGATGTGTGAACAAATGAGCATACGCCGATTTAATACAcaacacattcatttttttctctaccTTAACAGCAATATGGATGTTTTGATAATGAAATGACAATTCACATAAACAACTTGCCATTTTATGTGAACTGGAGGTGTTTGGATTAAGGGGTTTATTTCTAAGATGtcaaaatccttaaaaaatagaaggaaaaaaagatattCAAACAAATTGTTTTCTCCCCTTTAAGCATGACTTAATTTTGTGATTCTTGGCTTTAAAATGAAAGAGCAACTAGGGGTTTCTGTAAATGTCTAATTACCAAAGCAATAATATGTAACTGCTAAGATGGTTAAAAGTATAACTGTTATAGATGAAGCAATTAATATCAGTTAAAGGCGTGGCGCTTCTAAAATTGACCGCTGTGAGCACCAGCATTGTAAATGGCTAATCTTAGTCTCTAGTTCTGAGGATCCAAGTAGCATCAGCCACAGCCTTTATATGAGTTGAACTGGACTTTTAGATATCTTTCCTTCTGACAATTCTCACAAAAAGACCACCGAATAGAGAATGCAACATGAGTAACTACTGCATTCATGGATCAACAGCAGAGACAGGACAACgtcaaagcataaaaaaaggaCATGCATGAATTTCCATTTAAACAATGCAATACATCAGCAAGATTAAGCAATGAATGAGAAAAGTGCATTTGCACACAGCCACAAAACTCTGAAACATTTCCCCATCCCCTATTTCCCCCAAGAGTTTTCTCTGACCTTTCTGCAGGTTGCCAATGGCCTCGTCATAGTTTTCAAGCTCCAGGTGACACTGGCCTAAGAAGAAGTGGGCCTTAACCGACTGACTGTCTAGTTCCAGGGCGTGCTTACAATCTGCCAGAGCCTTGTCATACTGCTGCAGTTTTACATGGCAGAGAGCCCTGTTGGTGTAGTATACTGCCACTGATGGATTACGGTTCTGGGAGACAGAATATAACAGACAATACACATGCTCTGTAAAATTATAGCACATTGGCACAATTATTCCTTCGATTTGTATTAACAATGAAAACATCCATTTCACATGCATGGACActatatttcatttttcatttttagcaaAGACTCTAACTTAGGCATGCTCAGCTTTGATAACACAATGGAAGATACTCACTATAGCTTTACTATAGCAAGTAGCAGCCTCCTGGTACTTGCGGCAGAGGAAAAGCCGGTTCCCCTGCTCTTTCAGCTCCTGTGCGGTGGAACTCTTCTCCGGGCTGCCGGCCATCTTCTCCACCGGCTCCGCGGGGCCCGCCTCGCCCTGCTTCCCTATCCTGTTCCCCGTCTCTTCGGCTGGCTAGATGACAGGTTTCAGAATGTTCTGTTCGTCCTGGATCGCACACACTAGATCAGAGACACATTGCATGTAAAGGTAATATTCACTGCAATGCGCGTCATGGGTTATTTAGATACAATGCTTCTTGATGCCACCCAAAAGGCATTCGTTTAATTCGCTGACTGTGCGCACAGCTGAAAAATACAGCAAGGTAGTTAGGCTGCCGGCGATTTAACTATTCACATGACGGACATCGGTGGGAACTAAAGGAGCAGCACAACTAGCCATTAGGAAACATTACAGACTCCTGCCCTTATTCTTATTCATGCGTACAGCTTTACATGATGTAGGAGTGCTACGAACATGCAATCgtctttgttatattttatgatataGCTGTAGCTGACacttaaacaaaaacagtgacaATGTCAATAACTTTGGTCAACAGCTGACAGGAGATCGTTGCAATGCTACGTTAGCTAAGCTAGCGTAATCAGCTATGTTGACGGTTAACACCAGGGCAACGGATAGGTAAAGGACAATTTAGCTCTCTTAGCTTTAAATATACTTACAAAAGTCTAAAATAAGCTGCATCTGGTGTGTTAGAACTATAGCTATCGTGGTCAGAATTGATCGTTTGAACATTTACCACAACACCGCTAGGTAACcttagaaaacagaaataagctACTGCTATGTTAGCCTATTTTCAACACAGCCCACTGTCGCCCATTTCCACAAAACGTAGGGTTTCTTCTTGAGCTACACGAAATCTACCTCTTA
This genomic interval carries:
- the crp1 gene encoding pentraxin fusion protein — its product is MHIDTTRIAVLLLGVTVMSSTSFSATQVGLSDKVLVFPYETDFSFVALIPQKEMALRAFTLCMRVATELPEERQIILFAYRTADYDELNMWREKDGRISFYLSGDGVFFHLPPLTTFRTSLCLTWESRTGLAAFWVDGKRSTYQVYKPGHSIRPKGTVLLGQDPDKHLGGLEAGQSFVGEVTDLNMWDSVLSRSMVQAWHYGHKVPKGNIFDWAAMEYELNGNVMVVDDD
- the stub1 gene encoding E3 ubiquitin-protein ligase CHIP gives rise to the protein MAGSPEKSSTAQELKEQGNRLFLCRKYQEAATCYSKAINRNPSVAVYYTNRALCHVKLQQYDKALADCKHALELDSQSVKAHFFLGQCHLELENYDEAIGNLQKAYNLAKEQRLNFGDDIPSALRIAKKKRWNSIEEKRINQENELHAYLTKLILAEKERELEEYKEKQDDNQNGGDVAKISSKHDKYLMDMDELFSQVDEKRKKREIPDYLCGKISFELMREPCITPSGITYDRKDIEEHLQRVGHFDPVTRSPLTQDQLIPNLAMKEVIDAFIQENGWVEDY